A genomic segment from Pseudoxanthomonas sp. CF385 encodes:
- a CDS encoding ThuA domain-containing protein — MNAFRPAFCALLLAGLLVAAPSPAAPPDRVLVFTKTAGFRHDAIPVAVSALQRLVADEGMAADHTEDAQAFNAKNLARYRVVVFASTTGDVLDEMQQAALEDFVRKGGGFIGVHAAADTEYDWPWYGDLVGAYFKSHPPGLQSAHVQPERAGTPAGARWPVTDELYNYRTNPRARVRVIATVDERDYEGGTMGADHPIAWCHEVEGGRSWYTGLGHDAAIYADTHFIAQLMRGLRYASGRSGDC, encoded by the coding sequence ATGAACGCCTTCCGCCCCGCTTTCTGCGCGCTCCTGCTGGCCGGCCTGCTGGTCGCCGCACCTTCCCCGGCTGCCCCACCCGACCGCGTGCTCGTCTTCACCAAGACGGCCGGATTCCGCCATGACGCGATTCCGGTGGCGGTGTCGGCGCTGCAGCGACTGGTGGCCGACGAAGGCATGGCCGCGGATCACACCGAAGACGCGCAGGCCTTCAATGCGAAGAACCTGGCGCGCTATCGCGTCGTGGTGTTCGCCAGCACCACGGGCGATGTGCTGGACGAGATGCAGCAGGCCGCGCTGGAAGACTTCGTGCGCAAGGGCGGTGGCTTCATCGGCGTGCACGCCGCCGCGGACACCGAATACGACTGGCCCTGGTACGGCGATCTGGTCGGCGCGTACTTCAAGAGCCACCCGCCCGGCCTGCAGTCCGCGCACGTGCAGCCGGAGCGCGCCGGTACCCCCGCGGGAGCGCGATGGCCCGTCACCGACGAGTTGTACAACTACCGCACCAATCCGCGCGCACGGGTGCGCGTGATCGCCACGGTCGACGAGCGGGACTACGAAGGCGGCACCATGGGCGCGGACCATCCGATCGCCTGGTGCCATGAGGTCGAAGGCGGTCGCAGCTGGTACACCGGGCTCGGCCACGATGCCGCGATCTACGCCGACACCCACTTCATCGCGCAGCTCATGCGCGGGCTGCGTTACGCGTCGGGACGTTCCGGGGATTGCTGA
- a CDS encoding ectonucleotide pyrophosphatase/phosphodiesterase, translating to MRLPLVRVTVLAALLWTAGCTTTPTAPTASEPRSVVLISIDGLPASALGQGDTPHLDALAAAGTHAAWMNPSYPVLTFPNHFTLVTGLRPDRHGIIHNSMRDEAVGGFKVADKAAGADARWWQGEPIWNTAEKAGLRTAIWAWPGSAAPIEGRRPTRWVPYSPEISATERADQVAGWMTEPVATRPRLAALYFERVDNVGHEKGPDAPETLAAIREVDAAVGRIVQALETHGLRGTTDVVVVSDHGMAPVRPDQYIALEDMATIEQAEAVSTGQVIGFNPRPGHTGDTERRLLGRHEHYACWRKQELPARWHYGTHPRVPAIVCQFDEGWNGLPADQLRRAPKDRLNRGSHGYDNALPSMRAVFIAAGPSFRAGTTLPAFDNVDVYPLLARLLDLAPAPSDGTADTFAPVLTPRAAPAH from the coding sequence ATGCGCCTGCCATTGGTCAGGGTGACCGTGCTGGCCGCCCTGCTCTGGACGGCCGGCTGCACCACCACCCCCACTGCCCCCACCGCCTCCGAACCGCGCAGCGTCGTGCTGATCTCCATCGACGGCCTGCCCGCCAGCGCCCTCGGACAAGGCGACACGCCCCACCTCGATGCCCTCGCCGCCGCCGGTACGCATGCGGCGTGGATGAATCCGTCCTACCCGGTGCTGACGTTCCCCAACCACTTCACCCTGGTGACCGGGCTGCGTCCCGACCGCCACGGCATCATCCACAACAGCATGCGCGACGAGGCCGTCGGCGGCTTCAAGGTGGCCGACAAGGCCGCAGGTGCCGATGCGCGCTGGTGGCAGGGCGAGCCGATCTGGAACACCGCCGAAAAGGCCGGCCTGCGCACCGCGATCTGGGCCTGGCCAGGCAGCGCCGCCCCCATCGAGGGCCGCCGGCCGACCCGCTGGGTGCCGTACTCGCCGGAGATCAGCGCCACCGAGCGCGCCGACCAGGTCGCAGGCTGGATGACCGAACCGGTGGCCACCCGCCCGCGTCTGGCCGCGCTGTATTTCGAACGCGTCGACAACGTCGGCCACGAGAAGGGTCCGGACGCGCCCGAGACGCTAGCGGCGATCCGCGAAGTCGACGCCGCGGTGGGCCGCATCGTGCAGGCGCTGGAAACGCACGGCCTGCGCGGCACCACCGACGTGGTGGTGGTCTCCGACCACGGCATGGCGCCGGTGCGGCCCGACCAGTACATCGCGCTGGAGGACATGGCCACGATCGAACAGGCCGAAGCCGTCAGCACCGGCCAGGTGATCGGCTTCAACCCGCGTCCCGGCCATACGGGCGACACCGAGCGACGGCTGCTCGGGCGCCACGAACACTACGCCTGCTGGCGCAAGCAGGAGCTGCCCGCACGCTGGCACTACGGCACGCATCCGCGCGTGCCGGCGATCGTCTGCCAATTCGATGAAGGCTGGAACGGCCTGCCGGCGGACCAGCTGCGCCGTGCACCGAAAGACAGGTTGAATCGCGGCTCGCACGGCTACGACAACGCCCTGCCGTCGATGCGTGCGGTGTTCATCGCCGCCGGCCCCAGTTTCCGCGCCGGCACGACCCTGCCTGCGTTCGACAACGTCGACGTGTATCCGTTGCTGGCCCGCCTGCTGGACCTCGCGCCCGCACCCAGCGACGGTACCGCGGACACCTTCGCGCCGGTGCTCACGCCGCGGGCAGCGCCCGCGCATTGA
- a CDS encoding TonB family protein, translating into MPAAPAVAADAPACPPLVRDVPAYPDDLRQTQAQGSVLLDLRVDACGQVMDAAIAQSSGHAAFDAAALKASRGWVLGRDVASGAVGGQVRVPLDFKLPQRRSYAYVGHDDWPATHRRPRYVLEGLPGYAAPTAVLDRYDLQPEVMLTPPYPYVRNMLFRQRGAAPREYWLFMYLGDRATVAARYRLVMENDEPVVRVAFVCEGTEKHCARDRRLVMKGLPFARAR; encoded by the coding sequence TTGCCTGCGGCCCCGGCGGTCGCGGCGGATGCCCCGGCCTGCCCGCCGCTGGTGCGCGATGTGCCGGCCTATCCGGACGACCTGCGCCAGACCCAGGCACAGGGCAGCGTCCTGCTCGACCTGCGCGTGGACGCCTGCGGGCAGGTCATGGACGCCGCTATCGCCCAGAGCAGCGGCCATGCCGCGTTCGATGCGGCCGCACTGAAGGCATCGCGTGGATGGGTGTTGGGCCGGGATGTCGCGTCGGGCGCCGTCGGCGGCCAGGTGCGCGTGCCGCTCGATTTCAAGCTGCCGCAGCGCCGTTCGTACGCCTACGTCGGCCATGACGACTGGCCCGCGACCCACCGGCGGCCGCGCTACGTGCTGGAAGGTCTGCCGGGGTATGCGGCGCCGACCGCCGTGCTCGACCGGTACGACCTGCAGCCCGAGGTCATGCTGACCCCGCCGTACCCGTACGTGCGCAACATGCTGTTCCGGCAGCGCGGCGCGGCGCCCCGGGAATACTGGTTGTTCATGTACCTGGGGGACCGCGCCACCGTCGCCGCCCGCTATCGCCTCGTCATGGAGAATGACGAACCCGTCGTGCGCGTGGCCTTCGTCTGCGAAGGCACCGAGAAACATTGCGCACGCGACCGCAGGCTGGTGATGAAGGGGTTGCCGTTCGCACGGGCCCGGTAG
- a CDS encoding histidine kinase has protein sequence MERTYALRQKLPAEVLVGGDAIWSRYRQYPVFGLRWLVGRSLLFCSVIAVVAAFIGAGSGVAVHDLGVAIKVAITQFVVFSLMATLGPALATAVRHRAWPMARERKAVVIAVLVGMVLSFFIDRVGSSYIEQLIKPGLEAAGLNMTPPTPAPLVKAIGLAINVAALVVIYGLFGGGLALRAYFSEHRRWDEHHHVRELSALEGRVHEADLRLGVLQAQVEPHFLFNTLASVRALVRQDPAQAEATLDALVDFLRATIPKLRDDRGLHATLGQQLDLCSSYLALMQVRMGGRLTYTVRADTALRASPFPPSLLITLAENAIKHGIEPRPGPGRIDIEAVREDGMLRVQVRDDGAGLQPGLSSGVGLANVREQLSARYGTRAAFALTPAVDGRGVCAEIRVPLGSPA, from the coding sequence ATGGAGCGCACCTACGCACTGCGTCAGAAGTTGCCCGCGGAAGTGCTCGTGGGCGGCGATGCGATATGGAGCCGGTACCGCCAGTACCCCGTATTCGGCCTGCGCTGGCTGGTCGGTCGCAGCCTGTTGTTCTGCAGCGTGATCGCGGTGGTCGCCGCCTTCATCGGCGCCGGCAGCGGTGTGGCGGTGCATGACCTCGGCGTCGCGATCAAGGTCGCGATCACGCAGTTCGTCGTCTTCAGTCTCATGGCCACGCTGGGTCCTGCGTTGGCGACCGCGGTGCGGCACCGTGCGTGGCCGATGGCAAGGGAGCGCAAGGCCGTGGTGATCGCCGTGCTGGTCGGCATGGTGCTCAGCTTCTTCATCGACCGCGTGGGATCGTCCTACATCGAGCAGTTGATCAAACCGGGCCTGGAAGCCGCGGGATTGAACATGACGCCCCCGACACCGGCACCGCTGGTGAAGGCGATCGGTCTGGCGATCAACGTCGCTGCCTTGGTCGTGATCTACGGTCTGTTCGGCGGTGGGCTGGCGCTGCGGGCGTACTTCAGCGAACACCGGCGCTGGGACGAGCACCACCACGTGCGCGAACTCAGTGCGCTGGAAGGTCGTGTGCACGAAGCCGACCTGCGCCTGGGCGTGCTGCAGGCGCAGGTGGAGCCGCATTTCCTGTTCAACACGCTGGCGTCCGTGCGGGCGCTGGTGCGGCAGGATCCCGCACAAGCCGAAGCCACCCTGGATGCGCTGGTCGATTTCCTTCGCGCCACCATTCCGAAACTGCGCGACGACCGCGGCCTGCATGCCACGCTCGGGCAGCAGCTCGACCTCTGCAGCAGCTACCTCGCGCTGATGCAGGTGCGCATGGGCGGGCGGCTGACGTACACCGTGCGCGCCGACACGGCGCTGCGTGCGTCGCCGTTCCCGCCGTCGCTGCTGATCACCCTGGCGGAAAACGCGATCAAGCACGGCATCGAACCCAGGCCCGGCCCCGGCCGCATCGACATCGAAGCGGTCCGCGAGGACGGCATGCTGCGCGTGCAGGTGCGTGACGACGGCGCCGGCCTGCAACCCGGCCTGAGCAGCGGCGTCGGCCTGGCGAACGTGCGTGAACAACTGTCGGCGCGGTACGGCACGCGTGCCGCGTTCGCCTTGACGCCAGCAGTCGACGGTCGCGGTGTTTGCGCGGAGATCCGCGTGCCGCTAGGGTCGCCGGCATGA
- a CDS encoding nuclear transport factor 2 family protein, with translation MTMLARLSSAALLALASGGVLAAPPEAARQAECAVWQRELSFAQSVADHDAAAFAEHLHPDAAFGVSQKPTRGREAITREWTPLIDGTALKLSWYPAVVTSGGDGRTAYSSGPALYEDPKTGETRIGRFGSVWYRTDEGVWQVLFDDGIAPQKADAAAVQRFHDGRKAQCPAA, from the coding sequence ATGACAATGCTCGCTCGCCTTTCGTCCGCCGCCCTCCTGGCCCTGGCCAGCGGGGGTGTCCTGGCCGCGCCGCCCGAGGCCGCGCGGCAGGCCGAATGCGCGGTCTGGCAGCGCGAACTGAGTTTCGCGCAGTCGGTGGCCGACCATGACGCCGCGGCGTTCGCCGAGCACCTTCATCCGGACGCCGCCTTCGGCGTGAGCCAGAAACCCACCCGCGGCCGCGAGGCCATCACCCGCGAGTGGACGCCGCTGATCGACGGCACGGCCCTGAAGCTCAGCTGGTACCCGGCAGTGGTGACCTCGGGCGGCGACGGTCGCACGGCCTATTCCAGCGGTCCGGCGCTGTACGAGGACCCGAAGACCGGCGAGACGCGGATCGGCCGCTTCGGCTCGGTCTGGTATCGCACTGACGAGGGGGTCTGGCAGGTGCTGTTCGACGATGGCATAGCGCCGCAGAAAGCGGACGCGGCCGCGGTGCAGCGCTTCCACGACGGGCGCAAGGCGCAATGCCCGGCGGCCTGA
- the hutU gene encoding urocanate hydratase encodes MSDPRHDPSRVIRAPRGATLTCKSWLSEAPYRMLQNNLDAEVAEDPTSLVVYGGIGRAARDWACYDAILTSLRELDDNETLLVQSGKPVGIFPTHPDAPRVLIANSNLVPHWATWEHFNALDKKGLMMYGQMTAGSWIYIGSQGIVQGTYETFVEMGRQHYGGDLTGKWILTAGLGGMGGAQPLAAALAGASSLNIECRQSSIDMRLRTRYVDEQATDLDDALARIAKYTAAGEAKSIALLGNAAEILPELVKRGVRPDAVTDQTSAHDPVHGYLPIGWTVEQWLAEQKAEPERVRDAAKQAMRVHVEAMLAFQKMGVPTFDYGNNIRQMAFDQGLKNAFDFPGFVPAYVRPLFCRGVGPFRWVALSGDPEDIYKTDAKVKELIPDDAHLHRWLDMARERISFQGLPARICWVGLGLRHKLGLAFNEMVRNGELKAPVVIGRDHLDSGSVASPNRETEAMKDGSDAVSDWPLLNAMLNVAGGATWVSLHHGGGVGMGYSQHSGVVIVCDGSEEADRRIARVLWNDPGTGVMRHADAGYDIAVQCAKEQGLKLPMA; translated from the coding sequence ATGTCCGATCCCCGCCACGACCCGTCCCGCGTCATCCGCGCCCCGCGCGGCGCCACGCTCACCTGCAAGTCCTGGCTCAGCGAAGCGCCGTACCGGATGCTGCAGAACAACCTGGATGCGGAAGTCGCGGAGGACCCCACCTCGCTGGTCGTCTACGGCGGCATCGGACGCGCGGCGCGCGACTGGGCCTGCTACGACGCGATCCTGACATCGCTGCGCGAACTCGACGACAACGAGACCCTGCTGGTGCAGTCCGGCAAGCCGGTCGGCATCTTTCCCACCCATCCCGATGCGCCGCGCGTGCTGATCGCCAACTCCAACCTGGTGCCGCACTGGGCCACGTGGGAGCACTTCAACGCGCTCGATAAGAAGGGCCTGATGATGTACGGCCAGATGACGGCCGGCTCGTGGATCTACATCGGCAGCCAGGGCATCGTGCAGGGCACGTACGAAACCTTCGTCGAGATGGGGCGCCAGCATTACGGCGGCGACCTGACCGGCAAGTGGATCCTCACCGCCGGCCTCGGCGGCATGGGCGGCGCGCAGCCGCTGGCCGCGGCGCTGGCCGGTGCGAGCTCGCTCAACATCGAGTGCCGCCAGTCCAGCATCGACATGCGCCTGCGCACGCGCTACGTGGACGAACAGGCCACCGACCTCGACGACGCCCTCGCGCGGATCGCGAAGTACACCGCCGCCGGCGAGGCCAAGTCGATCGCGCTGCTCGGCAACGCGGCGGAGATCCTGCCCGAGCTGGTGAAGCGCGGCGTGCGCCCGGATGCGGTCACCGACCAGACCAGCGCGCACGACCCCGTGCACGGCTACCTGCCGATCGGCTGGACGGTCGAGCAGTGGCTGGCCGAGCAGAAGGCCGAGCCCGAGCGCGTGCGCGATGCCGCCAAGCAGGCCATGCGCGTGCACGTGGAGGCGATGCTGGCATTCCAGAAGATGGGCGTGCCCACGTTCGACTACGGCAACAACATCCGCCAGATGGCCTTCGACCAGGGGCTCAAGAACGCGTTCGACTTTCCCGGTTTCGTGCCGGCCTACGTGCGCCCGCTGTTCTGCCGCGGCGTGGGCCCGTTCCGCTGGGTCGCGTTGAGCGGCGACCCGGAAGACATCTACAAGACCGATGCCAAGGTCAAGGAACTGATTCCGGACGATGCGCACCTGCATCGCTGGCTGGACATGGCGCGCGAGCGCATCAGCTTCCAGGGCCTGCCGGCGCGCATCTGCTGGGTCGGCCTGGGCCTGCGGCATAAGCTGGGCCTGGCCTTCAACGAGATGGTCCGCAACGGCGAACTGAAGGCGCCGGTGGTGATCGGTCGCGATCACCTGGACAGCGGCAGCGTGGCGTCGCCGAACCGCGAGACCGAGGCGATGAAGGACGGCAGTGATGCGGTGTCCGACTGGCCGCTGCTCAACGCGATGTTGAACGTCGCCGGTGGGGCCACCTGGGTGTCGTTGCACCACGGCGGCGGCGTGGGCATGGGCTATTCGCAGCATTCCGGCGTGGTCATCGTCTGCGACGGCAGCGAAGAAGCCGACAGGCGCATCGCCCGCGTGCTGTGGAACGACCCGGGCACCGGCGTGATGCGCCATGCCGACGCGGGCTACGACATCGCGGTGCAGTGCGCGAAGGAACAGGGCCTGAAGTTGCCGATGGCATGA
- a CDS encoding DNA-3-methyladenine glycosylase 2, translating into MVPPDATALPDRHVCEQARLSRDARFDGLFFTAVTSTRIYCRPVCPAPAPKPQNIVYYRNAAAAEAAGFRPCLRCRPELAPGDGTWRRGDEVVARALKLIDQGALVDAPLAELADRVGLGERQLRRLFTDRLGATPGEVHGTRRLLFAKQLLTETALPITQVALAAGFGSLTRFNTAFRDEYRMAPRDLRKRAVPVARDVMTLRLGYRPPYDFGAMLDFLRGRALPGVEAVDERSYLRVIGTPDAPGWLRVSAWDATAHALKLELHGGAPADLLRIVNRLRRMFDLDADPSAIAAALGDDPRLRPLLAARPGLRLPSGWDGFEIAVRAVIGQQVSVAAARTLTARLAQRHGTPLAIPFDGLTHLFPTPDLLADVDLTEIGLTRARADTIRGLSRALLEGRVDFRPERTLEDFTARWVALPGIGPWTAHYMALRALGHPDAFPADDLVLQKAVPTDGVRMTAKALTARAEAWRPWRAYAVIHVWKGSMAAPKASAVVGAT; encoded by the coding sequence ATGGTCCCACCCGACGCCACCGCCCTGCCCGACCGCCATGTCTGCGAACAGGCGCGACTGAGCCGCGACGCGCGCTTCGACGGCCTGTTCTTCACGGCGGTCACCAGCACCCGCATCTACTGCCGGCCGGTGTGCCCGGCGCCGGCACCGAAACCGCAGAACATCGTGTATTACCGGAACGCCGCCGCCGCGGAAGCGGCGGGCTTCCGTCCGTGCCTGCGCTGCCGGCCGGAACTCGCACCCGGCGACGGCACCTGGCGTCGCGGCGATGAAGTGGTGGCGCGTGCATTGAAGCTGATCGATCAGGGCGCGCTGGTCGACGCGCCGCTGGCCGAGCTTGCGGACCGGGTGGGATTGGGCGAGCGGCAGCTGCGCCGCCTCTTCACCGATCGCCTCGGCGCCACGCCCGGTGAAGTGCATGGCACCCGCCGCCTGCTGTTCGCCAAGCAGCTGCTGACCGAGACCGCGCTGCCGATCACGCAGGTCGCGCTGGCCGCCGGCTTCGGCAGCCTCACCCGGTTCAACACGGCCTTCCGCGACGAATACCGCATGGCCCCGCGCGACCTGCGCAAACGCGCAGTGCCCGTCGCCCGCGACGTGATGACGCTGCGCCTGGGCTACCGGCCGCCGTACGACTTCGGCGCGATGCTCGACTTCCTGCGCGGCCGTGCGTTGCCGGGCGTGGAAGCCGTCGATGAGCGAAGCTACCTGCGCGTGATCGGTACGCCGGACGCGCCCGGCTGGCTGCGGGTCAGCGCCTGGGATGCCACCGCGCACGCGCTCAAGCTCGAACTGCACGGCGGCGCGCCCGCCGACCTGCTGCGGATCGTCAACCGCCTGCGCCGCATGTTCGACCTGGATGCCGATCCTTCCGCCATTGCCGCTGCGCTCGGCGACGATCCGCGTCTCCGGCCCTTGCTGGCCGCGCGTCCCGGCCTGCGCCTGCCGAGCGGATGGGACGGTTTCGAGATCGCGGTGCGCGCGGTGATCGGCCAGCAGGTCAGCGTCGCCGCCGCGCGCACGCTGACCGCACGGTTGGCGCAGCGGCACGGGACGCCGCTGGCGATCCCGTTCGACGGACTGACGCATCTGTTCCCCACGCCCGACCTGTTGGCCGATGTCGACCTGACGGAGATCGGCCTGACGCGCGCGCGGGCCGACACGATCCGCGGGCTGTCGCGCGCCTTGCTGGAAGGACGCGTGGATTTCCGGCCCGAGCGAACGCTGGAGGATTTCACCGCCCGCTGGGTCGCCCTGCCCGGCATCGGCCCGTGGACGGCGCACTACATGGCCTTGCGCGCACTCGGCCACCCGGATGCGTTTCCGGCCGACGACCTGGTGCTGCAGAAAGCCGTGCCCACCGATGGCGTGCGCATGACTGCGAAAGCGCTGACCGCACGCGCCGAAGCGTGGCGGCCGTGGCGCGCCTATGCGGTGATCCATGTGTGGAAGGGCAGTATGGCGGCGCCCAAAGCGTCTGCTGTTGTAGGAGCGACGTAA
- a CDS encoding LytTR family DNA-binding domain-containing protein, whose protein sequence is MNAVTTLIAEDEAPQRRALQQQLRAAWPELDIVAVCEDGLAALDAVARHRPQVAFLDIRMPGVNGLDVARQVVAHGGLVVFTTAYEDYAIRAFEAGAADYLLKPVQDARLMQAVERVQARLADARAPDMRALIDDLEARLRPQGDRLIRWITASVGDSVRMIAVDDVLFFQAQDKYVRVVTADDEAIIRMPLKELLGGLDPDVFWQVHRGVLVRVQAIDRVRKDDLGRHHLSVKGRSDVLPVSGAFQQRFRGM, encoded by the coding sequence ATGAATGCCGTCACCACCCTGATCGCCGAGGACGAAGCGCCGCAGCGGCGCGCGTTGCAGCAGCAGCTGCGCGCCGCCTGGCCTGAGCTCGATATCGTCGCCGTCTGCGAAGACGGGCTCGCCGCACTGGATGCGGTCGCCCGGCACCGGCCGCAGGTCGCCTTTCTCGATATCCGCATGCCGGGCGTCAATGGCCTGGACGTCGCCCGGCAGGTGGTCGCCCACGGCGGGCTGGTCGTGTTCACCACCGCCTACGAGGACTACGCCATCCGCGCGTTCGAGGCGGGCGCGGCGGACTACCTGCTCAAACCGGTGCAGGACGCACGCCTGATGCAGGCGGTGGAACGCGTGCAGGCGCGCCTGGCGGACGCGCGTGCGCCGGACATGCGCGCGCTGATCGACGACCTGGAAGCGCGCCTGCGGCCGCAGGGCGATCGCCTGATCCGCTGGATCACCGCCAGCGTCGGCGACAGCGTGCGCATGATCGCGGTCGACGACGTGCTGTTCTTCCAGGCGCAGGACAAGTACGTGCGCGTGGTGACCGCCGATGACGAAGCGATCATCCGCATGCCGTTGAAGGAACTGCTCGGTGGCCTGGACCCCGACGTGTTCTGGCAGGTGCACCGCGGCGTGCTGGTCCGCGTGCAGGCCATCGACCGCGTGCGCAAGGACGACCTCGGCCGTCACCACCTCAGCGTCAAGGGCCGCAGCGACGTGCTGCCCGTCAGTGGCGCGTTCCAGCAGCGCTTCCGCGGAATGTAA
- a CDS encoding class I SAM-dependent methyltransferase, whose translation MSFNDPDAVARYAEGPVRQVPGFHGLQQMAHVLLAETVPEDGHVLVLGAGGGLELKAFADAHAGWRFTGVDPSAEMLALATTTLGPLAPRAQLVAGYIDDAPPGPFDGGTCLLTLHFLPPEQRLHTLVEVRRRLAPGAPFVVAHHSVDDAADARERWLSRYAAFAVASGIPAANMANAAAAISARLPLLTPAQDEALLREAGFVDIDLFYAAFSFRGWVARTPR comes from the coding sequence ATGTCGTTCAACGATCCCGATGCCGTCGCCCGCTATGCCGAAGGTCCGGTGCGCCAGGTGCCCGGCTTCCACGGCCTGCAGCAGATGGCGCACGTGCTGCTGGCCGAAACCGTGCCGGAGGACGGCCACGTGCTGGTGCTCGGCGCCGGCGGGGGACTCGAACTGAAGGCGTTCGCCGACGCGCATGCCGGCTGGCGGTTCACCGGCGTGGATCCCTCGGCGGAGATGCTGGCGCTCGCCACCACCACGCTGGGGCCGCTCGCGCCGCGCGCGCAGCTGGTCGCGGGCTACATCGACGACGCGCCGCCCGGCCCGTTCGACGGCGGCACCTGCCTGCTGACGCTGCACTTCCTGCCCCCGGAACAGCGCCTGCATACGCTGGTCGAGGTACGCAGGCGGCTCGCGCCCGGCGCCCCGTTCGTCGTCGCCCACCACAGCGTGGACGATGCCGCGGACGCCAGGGAACGCTGGCTGTCGCGCTATGCCGCCTTCGCGGTGGCTTCCGGCATTCCCGCAGCCAACATGGCCAACGCCGCGGCGGCGATCAGCGCACGCCTGCCGCTGCTGACCCCGGCGCAGGATGAAGCGCTGTTGCGCGAGGCCGGCTTCGTCGATATCGACCTGTTCTATGCCGCCTTCAGCTTCCGCGGCTGGGTGGCGCGCACTCCCCGCTGA
- a CDS encoding lipocalin family protein: MRTLPVALLALVIAATAAGCRSGNVKPSVPTAAPVDVDRFMGDWYVIAHIPSFPERDAYRAVESYARLPDGRIRTTFRYRKGALDGPEKTMHPVGTVRPDTGGAVWNMQFVWPIQAEYVISFVDADYQQTIVARSKRDYVWLMARTPAISDADYQARLRQIEALGYDLSKLRRVPQ; encoded by the coding sequence ATGCGCACCCTGCCCGTCGCCCTGCTCGCCCTGGTGATCGCCGCGACCGCGGCCGGCTGCCGCTCCGGCAACGTCAAACCCTCCGTGCCCACGGCCGCGCCGGTGGACGTGGACCGCTTCATGGGCGACTGGTACGTGATCGCCCACATTCCCTCGTTCCCCGAACGCGATGCCTACCGCGCGGTGGAGTCGTATGCGCGCCTCCCCGACGGCCGCATCCGGACGACGTTCCGCTACCGCAAGGGCGCGCTCGACGGACCGGAGAAGACGATGCATCCGGTGGGCACGGTGCGGCCGGACACCGGCGGTGCCGTCTGGAACATGCAGTTCGTCTGGCCGATCCAGGCCGAGTACGTCATCTCGTTCGTCGATGCCGATTACCAGCAGACCATCGTCGCCCGCAGCAAGCGCGACTACGTCTGGCTGATGGCGCGCACGCCGGCGATCTCCGACGCGGATTACCAGGCGCGCCTGCGCCAGATCGAAGCACTGGGCTACGACCTGTCCAAGCTGCGCCGCGTACCGCAGTGA
- a CDS encoding methylated-DNA--[protein]-cysteine S-methyltransferase — MILFRHLDSPVGTLTLAATDDGLHAIEFPRNRHPADREGWVSGDHRVLDLAARQLDDYFAEKRRDFDLPLAPRGTDFQRTVWLTLAGIGYGETISYAQLAQRVGKPTAMRAVGAANGRNPLPIVLPCHRVIGADGALTGFGGGLPTKQFLLELEGALPRANDLFG; from the coding sequence ATGATCCTGTTCCGCCACCTCGACAGCCCCGTAGGCACGCTGACGCTCGCCGCCACCGACGACGGCCTGCATGCGATCGAGTTCCCGCGCAACCGGCACCCGGCGGACCGCGAGGGATGGGTGTCGGGCGACCATCGCGTGCTCGATCTGGCGGCACGGCAGCTGGACGACTACTTCGCGGAGAAGCGGCGCGATTTCGACCTGCCGCTGGCACCGCGCGGCACGGACTTCCAGCGCACCGTGTGGCTGACGCTGGCCGGCATCGGTTACGGCGAAACGATCAGCTACGCGCAGCTCGCGCAACGGGTCGGCAAACCCACGGCGATGCGCGCAGTGGGCGCGGCGAACGGGCGCAACCCGCTGCCCATCGTGCTGCCCTGCCATCGCGTGATCGGGGCCGATGGCGCGCTCACCGGATTCGGTGGCGGCCTGCCGACAAAGCAGTTCCTCCTGGAACTCGAAGGCGCGTTGCCGCGCGCGAACGATCTGTTCGGCTGA
- a CDS encoding transposase, with amino-acid sequence MVQYRRQRVRGGTYFFTVTLADRSATTLVDHADELRAAIRAVRRRHPFSILAIVVLPDHLHAVLRLPEDDDRYSMRWRLIKREFTMRLRARGVRIARRPGKERRLWARRFWEATIRDAASLARRIDYVHFNPVRHGLVTRAADWPHSSFHAFVARGALPIDWTGASNPPPDSSGE; translated from the coding sequence ATGGTCCAGTACCGCCGCCAACGCGTCCGGGGTGGGACGTACTTCTTCACGGTGACGCTCGCCGATCGGTCGGCCACGACGCTGGTCGATCATGCGGATGAATTGCGGGCCGCGATTCGTGCGGTACGTCGCCGGCATCCGTTTTCGATCCTTGCCATCGTGGTCCTTCCGGATCATCTGCATGCCGTGCTGCGCCTGCCGGAAGACGATGACCGCTACTCCATGCGCTGGCGATTGATCAAACGCGAATTCACCATGCGCCTGCGTGCACGCGGTGTCCGTATAGCGCGGCGTCCGGGCAAGGAGCGGCGGCTGTGGGCGCGCAGATTCTGGGAGGCCACGATCCGGGATGCGGCAAGCCTGGCACGGCGTATCGACTACGTGCATTTCAACCCTGTCAGACACGGTCTGGTGACCCGCGCAGCGGACTGGCCACACTCTTCTTTCCACGCGTTCGTTGCTCGCGGCGCCCTGCCCATCGATTGGACCGGCGCTTCGAACCCGCCGCCAGACTCCAGCGGCGAATAA